ttgacaatgcataatctgctctgaatggcgcagcttcccttcgatgccctggcgtgtgcccatacagcaggttaccaccacatatggggtattcttatacacggaagagattgggtatcaaattttgtggagcgttttggtattttatccactgagaatttgtacattttttgaaaaacatattaatttagccaaaaaaaatttactttcaaaattgcatccgattttgttttaacccctgtaaaacaattaaagggttaacaaacttcataaaagttgtttcacgtacattgaggggtgtagtttctataatggggtaatttatggggtttacttttatttaggtctctcaaagtgatttgaaacctgagcaggtccctcaatagcaggattttgcgttttttatgaaaatgtgaaaaatcgcacctaacgttcaaagccccataacatcctacaaaaataagagtatgcataaaaaaccatgtccacataaattagacatttagtgaatgttagttattacgttttttgcggttatgactatgtatggaaaaagtagaacattttgaagttcaaaaatcaaaaatttttccaaattttcaccaaatatctgattttctcataaataaatgcaaaacataccaccaaaatttttcaaataacctgaagtacgatgtgtcacgagaaaacaattttaaaatcacttggatatgttaaagcattccgaagttataaccacttatagtgacacagggcagatttgaaaaaatgggccgtgtcaggaaggtgaaaagtggcttcagcgttaaggggttaaggacaacaCTGCACAGTTTTTAGCTCTTGAAAATTTTGAGACCATATTTTAATCTTGGGCACACTCCTGATTTCAGATGGCTGCTTTCTGAACAACTTGTCAATCATGGATGTCATTGGCCAAAATGCTTTGCCATTTGGCGCCTGCTGTGATCTAGGATTCaaattatgtaatatgtatacaGTCTTAAGTTAACCACAGAGTCTACCAATAGAATTTGAAAGGTAGGCCACAACCAGAGGTATCTGTGCCTTCATCATTGTTCTGTAAAAAACATGCCTATGGACACTGGAGCTCAAAATTAGGGATCACCACACCATTTCCTAAATAGAGGGTGGACTGAATCAGAAAAAAAGAGGGAGAGAACCAAAGTGCACGACTCAGGTGTAGTATTAGGATGACAGTGGTATAAAAAACTGTTATGAGGTGCTCACCTTGCGGCTACCTTGTAGCCTAGCATATAGTATATTGATGTGATGCGCTGCCTGTGGGTCCAACACAACatgacaaactcattcaagtccccaatGCTGGTTGCCCTCAAAAGACaagtgcaagagaggacaggataatgtggagaatctccaAAGGCAATTGTTTTAGCTTTTCAGCtgctcaccagttcagcactgaacaaggTAAGAGGtctgtctcatcatacagagtcacatttactaagaatgttggAAACTGCACTAAACGTGCTCTGTCTGTGTATAATGATCGTTGCGCCAGAAATCGTGAATCTGTTGCTTTCATTCACTGGCCGGATAGAGTTTACCAACCTTTTGTTGTGTGCCTATAACATAGGGCGCGTGAcacactttgcatgttaaatctggcacacattCTGACTTAAGcatcggaacgccccctaatttgtgttgcctgatgcctagtgcagctgtgccacaaaactgctgcgtgcgacacaatagtcaggcggacacttcttaaatacctgtgcaaccaATTTCCACTAGAAAACACATACAAAGTCCtatagaaaactggcacaaagcccttagtaaatgtgcctcagagTGTCTCAAGGTTTCACAGAATTTGAAAgctcactctgcagtgaccacatttctcaacagcaaaaaaaaaaaaaaaaaacaattctagACTCGCCTTTGATgaagagcatgttgtgtggacagaaaaTTTAGATTTATTGGGATCTTGTGAGAAAAAAGTGCGTAAAAATGTCAGTGAacggtggtggaggaagtgtcaaggTTTGGGGGATGTTTTCTGCGGCATAAGTTGTACCTGTCATACAGTTACATAGCAGAGTGAATCGAAGTGCTTAGACCCTTCAACACATGGTTTCTTCCTTTCATTCATAACTCAATAAGCCAGCAATTTTTATGCAGGACAATACCTGTCACACagctaaagcagttccttgaaacagaaaacgtTGAATCAGTGAAATgaccagcccagagtcctgatcttaacccaatagaaaacctctggaatatCCTTGCTGACAAAGTTATTGCCAGGAAACCCATAAGTCACAGAACTGTGAAAGAGAATtgtagaagagtggaccaaaatcccaccgGAGTAGTGTGACTgaccagtgatgtcctgtggctgcagatgtgctgaggtcattcaaagcaaatgcctgtgcacttcctactgatcGGTGACTGTTGTGACCTATAGAAAAAGCAGTTATAATCTTTCTTTTCTACAGTCATTGTCATTCTCTAATTAGGATCAACATTTTattttgcaaagaaaaaaaaaacgctgtTCTTGTGGCATGGTGTACCTCTTACAAAAAATCTTCCAATTGTTGatcatttttttcagaaataatttcAGAATAATTGAAGTGATCACTTATTGTTCTCCAATTTTGATCTCCTGTGTACACGGCCTGTTTTACAGGTGAGGGGCAGTCTATGTAGCGGTTCTTCTGCAAATTTCACTGAGAATTGGATTCTTTGCAGTGAATAGAAAAAAATCTACCTAATGTTCTGGAAAATTGGCCTTAAAATCCTGAATATATTTGTGGATGTACCTTCAGACTTGAGGGACTTCATTGAGTGAACATAGTTGTGtgtggtgtttattttttttttttttttttcttaagagcAGAGAGGCAGAACCTGTTTAgtattgtaaagaaatgtgtttgGTCCCCTCCAGATTAGCCCATCTGATGGAAAAATTCTGCACTTTGGCCGAGTGAAAAACTGTGAAGTAGAGCAAGTAAAGGGTGTGACCTATTCACTGGAATCCTTCCTTGGACCACAGAACTGGACTGAGAATCTACCCATCACTAAGAGTAAGTGCAGAtttcctgcatccaggctggagtTCTAATAGAATAAGCCTCCTGTCTGGGATAAACACTATTTTCTCTCTTGTCCATTCGTTAATGTTAAATGAATTGCACATTACAGGAGGTACAGTTTGGACAAAGAATTTCTTATCCTTTTACACATGATTTTGCTTTCTCTTTGTGACAAGTAACAAACTGGTAAATATTTCTTTCAGCTTCTTTTCAGGACCAACTAGTAACAAAGGAAGGCAATGAGCTGTATCACTGTGTCATCTACCTGGCCCCTGGTGACTATCACTGCTTCCACTCACCAACAGACTGGAACGTGTATCATAGACGCCATTTTCCAGGTACTCTCCATGGTCTTATTATGTTTCAGCAGAGTgtacatatttttttactatacatATGTACACTATATGTGTACATACTTTACTATAGAAAAGTACCATTGCACTTTACATGCAGTGAAACCTCTGAGAAGACTGCACAATTTTTCTTTAAACCCCTTCTCGATGATGCCCTTTTTCCGTTTAAGCAGTTTCATTatttgctccccttctttaaaggacacctgtcatcaggtctgtgtcactagtcttgtcactactacctgttggagcagctcacaaggatccatcccagcctttatctagttatttcatacattattcattgtaaaatcatctattttttatcatgtaaatgaggctggtcacatggtcagaggcagtgatgtcacccctgttacccctcccctctcctccccctgctcatgtctgtgtgtaatgtatagtaaagcacagTTAGtgtctgtatctgctgacatgctgcatcctcctaatacacaggtgagggacacagacatcagctacacatgaatctgacatgttctgctgtaacatggctgcctggagctgctgtatctctcctacacacacacatgcacacacaggctgcagggggcgccagcaccaggaagcacatcattatacagcctcacatcattatacaggctgtcagtcaagcactgggggtgtggctgtgcctcccacttatgaatagagtggacagcttgaatatgctaatgcttcattggacatttcgcaggtcatttgcatacagctttaggacctcattgcttaggtttacaggcatgtagagggacaatgaagggatagaggcaatgctctctaatggcagtttatgaaaatatatttagtttagggggttattttgcatgacgggttctctttaaaaatctaaaactttactTTTTTCTGTCTACTGAGCTTTatatgtgcacagttcaaggcagctgttgtctgtcagtacggttcatatataaggcgcacctttgatttctgagaaaatcaaaggattttttgtgcgccttatagtccggaaaatacggtaggtttTAAAATGGGCTGCACTGCGCCTCAgtgtttagcactacagccttgcagcactggggtcctgggttcaagtccaaccaggtcaacatctacaaagagtttgtatgatctctgtgtttgtgtgggttttctcgcACTCTCCAAAACGTACTGGTAGgttgttagattgtgagccgcacatggggacagggactgatctggcaagctctgtgcaggacAGAAAAGCAGAAATTCTGTAATATTTCCACTCTTATTTTCCACTCTAACCATGAgtggaattttttttgtgttattcaCATTCTCTGAAAAAGGCCACAAAAGCCATTCTGCAGCGGTATGTAAATTGAGCACAACTGCAGACTATGGTTTTCTTCATGTTAAAATTCATGAAGTAGGGCAGGAATATTCCTAATGATGCATGATGACTGAATATCACCACATGTATAATAATATTTTCTATCGTGAAATCACAAACACACATTGTTGATCCCATAGGATCTCTCATGTCTGTGAACCCAGGAGTTGCTCGATGGATAAAAGAATTATTCTGTTACAATGAACGTGTCGTACTCACGGGAGGATGGAAACATGGATTTTTTTCACTCACTGCAGTTGGTGCTACAAATGTTGGATCTATTCGTATATACTTTGACAGGGtaagtgattttagaaggagaaaTTAAAGTTTTCCTCATCTGaagatcagtgaaaataaaacatttagtCTTTGCTAATTTTAGTCTGAATGACACATAGATTCCAATGTAGTAAGTGAATCAGTACAGCCTGATTCACTCTGATGTGATGCAATGATAGAAGTATATTGATAGAAGCAGCAGAAAAATAAACAGTAAGTGCCTGATAAATAGTATTGCATAATGGATCACATGGAAATATTTTAGTTGTAGGGGGAAGAAGAAACCCAACCAAATTACATGGTAAGAATCGCTGTGTATTTTCTCCAAGGTCCTTAAAAGGATATTTGTTAGGGTACAAATCCACAGTCTCCATGTAAATGTTTTCTTGTTTGTCTATGGGaaggttttgtttttatttgaaCCCAAAAATCATTACCTGCTGTTCACCATTATGTATGACATAAAGGGAAACAGTCATTCTGAGCAACAAAATCCCATAATTCTGCTTTAGGTGTCCATGGGAATCATTCcttaaagtattttgcctctcgatCACCATTTAGTACCTACAATCGGCAAGATGGAGGGGGTTAAACAGCCTCCTGTGACATCAACAAGCACGTGCTGCTGACCAATAAGACCACAGCTTGTGCATTttagacacacccacacaggCGAGTGTGGAGCTTGTAGCCAAGAGGCTGAATAATATACAAAGTTCCagtattataacttttgaacaacaaagaaagaaagagtgcaccaaaaaaaagctcTATCAATGTAGTatgcaaaaaattatataaacttTATTCAATGCATAAACGAGATACATATGACACACATCtaaaagcatctaaaacatgTAATTTTCACAAATATCCACTGGCGACCAAGGTCCAGGTCAGCACAGTAAAGACCGCTGCTAGTTCACTCTGTGGCGAACTCCAAATCCTCCCAACCAAAGGAATATAGGGGATGACCAAATGTCAAAGGGTCAGATCACAAATAAATCCTAATGGTCTATCCCTGAAAGCTAGGTAAATCCTAATGGCTGCCAGACACCATGTCAGCAATAGCCCACATAGGTACCAAGCCTGAAAGTGCAAGTGCATGAAATGTATAGGTGTTACCTAGATACCGGTATCTAAAGTGCTCCTAGTAGTCTGGCAGGCAGGTGGGAGGAAAGCTGGGGTAACTTGCTCTCAGGGTTGCAGTATTATAACTTTTGGAACTAGAGGGTGTACACCGATGTAATTAATAGGGGGAACAGACACAATGGAACAATCGAACCTAGTGGGGGTACAAatcaaataacaccacaaaaatgaaaatgcagaaagcataaaataacactttattagatcaattaaattaaccccttcccacacctTGACACGATTCTACATCATAGGATGCGAGCCTCAACCCTGGGCGATCAATGCGGGATTCCGGtggtaacagccgggatcgtgaTCTGTTTAACCCTATACACGCCGCCGCAGTCATAGTGGCTGCGGCATCTATGGTGCATCGGCACCCTGCCTGCAGGTCACGGAGGTGCTGATCGTTGCCTTGCCAACCCTGAGGTCCGATAagaaccccagggctgccttctaTAGCAGCCTGTTAGATCATGCTGTAAGCACAATCCTAACAgtacattctgcataggctgaacattgtaatatgctgcaatacattagttattataaaaagtgttcaaaaaggaaagttaaaaaataagctccaaaaccaaaaaaaaaaaaatgttctgcccattgttacatgacgatgcaaaaacaagcaaatttctttgctatataaatggggtatgaCCGTAATTGTGATGACCCAAAGATTAaacataacacattatttttatggtacagtgaacatccggaaaaaaaagttaaaaaccataaacaagaattaattattttttttaaccaccaccaagaaagagttaatgaaatctgattattagctatttaTGGTTGATAAGTCCTCTATAAGGAGTGGGaggataaacatttttttttttttactcacccAGCAGAACTGAGCAACATGTCCTTTATTACAAGCAGTATCTAGATGGATTCTGTATGAAATATAGGGTATCCCAGGTGAAAGCCTATAGCGTGCACTGTGTGAGGCAGGTCCCCCCTCTTGGCAATCGTATACATGTCACAGACCACAAATAATGGCCCTGTGTATCAAcagagtgtgaggtctgataacacaggTCTGTTGTTTGTGGCGCATGTGTTTGCATTAAATGGCTTGGGATTTTGCCCCAGTGCTAATTCCgtagcccacatttatcaaaaatagtgcaaactgcacaacagtttgcctgtggagtgtgcggcAGATTCAGGAAATGtctcagtcttcatgaatctggcaccctctgtacTACTCTGTCAGAATGCACTTTTTTTTGGTTGCACGCAGGAGATGGGGTTCACAGTTTTGTCTTTTATAGTTGGCCTGTGAAACTTTTCCTCGTGGACACCCCTGCCAACAAGATTCGGACAGAATAACTGACTGTTCTGTCTCTGCTATGATCAGTGACCTACTCTTGGCTTCTATTGATAAATGCATTAAATTTGTCATAGTGTACCATTGGTAACATTTATTCATTTcataaaaaggtttaaaaaagatTGGCCAGCTGTTCCTATTTACAACCGCTATGGAGATTACAAAAAATTAGATTTTGCTGTGTTGGTATTGAATAGAACATAGCAGATAAATTAATTCAAATGGTTAattgtcctttttttttctttttgcacaaGGATTTACAGACTAACAGCCCCCGTTACAGTAAAGGCTCCCACAATGATATGAGCTATGTAACGAACAATAACCAGGATGGCATTGTAATGAGGAAAGGAGAACAACTAGGAGAATTCAACCTTGGTTCCACTATAGTTCTTATTTTTGAAGCACCAAAGGATTTTACATTTAACCTAAAGGCAGGACAGAAAATCCACTTTGGAGAGGCTGTGGGCTCCATGTAGGAAGCTATGAATCCATATTCTTTCCTGAAGAAAGGCCAGAGGCTTAAACCCATGTCTCTATGCAAGTCAGAATGGTGTACACAAGCTGACCTGATGGCAGTCGTGCAGATCCAGACCATCAGCTCCCACAGCAGACTATTTGTAGTCTCATTTCACTTTGTTTCCACTCCTTACCGAAGAGTCCATGGAGTATGGATTCATGCCATGGAGCTGGAGAAATCATCAGGCTTTGAGGGATGTGTGTAGGAATGCCTAAGGAATTCAGTTTTTGGTTGCAGAACACAGTTGCGACACTGCCAATCTCAGGGAAGTGTTACCCACTTCTGAAAGAATTAACCTCCCCGTGAAATGATGGTATCTGGCAGCTACTTGGGGTTATAGGATAATGAGTGCCAGTCCGTTGGCGTGTCAGGTCTAAGGGAGCGTTGGCTCATTACTTTTATATTTCTTAATAAAAAGGGATGATCTTGCTAATACATTAACTCATTTAATAGcatatgttttaaaataaaacaattgCAAACATAATGACTGATTTATTTACATACATCTTGGTTAATGGGTAAATCCATGGATGCAGCAATCTCCTGAATACGCTGGACGTAGTTTTGAACACGCACCTTTTCCACACTTAGTTTCTGTTCACGCCTTTTtatctgttcttccagctgtaaCAGAGTTAAAGGATTATTTCTCTTCATAATAATACATGAATGTTCCTTTTTGGGCGggagccacattttttttttattcaattttcaaAAAGTATAACATACAAAAAGTAATTACATCAACCAGTGACACAGACACGGAGTGAGAATAATATTCCCTAGGGCAGAGAACACACATATGGAAGCTATTCCTCCTCCATGTATGAAGCAGTCTGGGCAGGCAACCAAACATCCCAGATCAGAATTAATCGATCTGCGGTACCTCTAGCAGCATAAGTGAGATTATAAACCAGAAGATCTGCTCAGATCGGAGACATCTATTTAGCAAGTGTAGGTAGTTTGGAAGGTTTCCAGTTATAAAATTACCTTCCCACCATACAACATTAGTAAATGAAAGAGCTCTCCCTCAAATTTGGCCTGAATCAGACACCCAGGAGACCCAAAAGTACATTCATGTAGGAATGATTGTCCATCCAATAATCTTAAAAGCTAACTGCTATTTCTATGGCTTGCGTGTGCcccgtgcatttctatggaggggAAGGTATGAATGTtcttgatatggtttgtgtgacCAGTGATGGTGGGTCCTTAATTTCACCCGACTTTCCTGATTTATATGCAGATCCTTTTATTATGCACATTATGTATAAGGTTTGCCTTTAGACTTTGAGAAATTTCAATTGTTTCCATAAAACAACAAACACAGGTACAGATATCATGAGCATATGTGATATGTTACCTGGAAACTATTGTAATTTTTCAGtctgaagaaattttttttttttaaataactggaGCGTTTTGGTGCTGGATCAATTTGATATTTTGCTGCACTGCTTACACGAGTCCAAGGGATCAACAGCATGTACTGCGAAAAAACCTGCCCCCGAAATAAAGGTGAGATCTTTGCAAAATATTAATGCTCAATTACCCATTATAACATAACATACTTACTTATTTATTTGTATGTGTGGTTAAGTTTATTCAAAATGAATAATTTTCAAAATAAACACATTGCAAGATAGCTTGTAAGGCAAATAAAGATAGGGAGTActcttttttattatataatatggccATGTACTTTTATTAACGACTTCTATTATCAACTCTGTGTTGCTGTGAGATTTTGGAACTCAGCGGGCAGGGGAGAATGCAGAGCCAGAGCTGGTGAACGCAATTCTATCCAACAGGAAAATTTTCTTTCAAGCTGTGGTGTATAGAAACTAAAATGCCCTCTGCTATCTAATAACTTAAGACTGATCACACTCTACCTGTTGTAGTTCCATCTTTACTTCCCGTGCTGTTATTTGTTCATCGGGGTCCACATCAGAGCCAGCAGCATCCAACCAGCCTTTTAACACAAGAGCGTGCTTGTGCCAGGTtctttaaaacataaaaatatttttataatgtggatttttttttttttttatagagctaAGAGGGTTATTCTTGCAAAAGAAAAATGTTACAATGCTTTTTCTGTTCATTCTGCAGTTTCATTGGCCTACAGATAAATTTTTACACTCCAACTGACTTAACCGCTTAAACCAggtaattttcatttttcacttcccatctttaaaggaaatctaccatttaaaaaaagtagaaacatctacaaatacttacctacaCTCCATCTTGATCCCGGCCCTTTTCTTCTCCAagcttgacacgctgggatcacaTAGAAAAGAAACTTAGAATTAGCAGCCCACAGAATGGGGACGAGATTTCcgctgctccaggctgctaattatgcacgccccctttGTGACATCACCAGGTGCAGTGGTGTGCGCATTTAGCAGCCCAGAGCGTCGGAGTTCTTGACCCTGCATTTCAAGCTGCTTTTTACATCTTgcgtttctaggtgatcctgccaTGTAGTGATCAAGATGAAGAGAGAACATAGATGAGTATTTCTAGAGGTTTTGAttgtgttttgatttttttttttttattgattttttcacatttaacaaagaaaaggaaaaagacAACATTCCTGGCTGTTTTttaaaatgatagatttcctttaaaaatctaCTTATTTTTCTgactacagagctgtatgagggcttgttttctgcataacatgaCCATATTTAATAATCCATGAGCTGACATTGTAGAAAAACATTTGCAGTTTTCGCCTTGAATGGAGTGCACGGACTGGTCTGGAGCCCGACCACGCTAACAGGAAACATAGGAGAGAATCACAGGTCCAGCACAGCGTTTTTCGGTGATATAAAAATGCAAACTTTATTTTCCGAAGGCCAAAATCCACATCGGGAACATACAGAAAAAGCGTCACAGATCTAAATGACACATGTATTCTTTGAGTAGTCACaatcaaggggataccaaatttgcattggctttctttttaataaaaaataaaaccttttgtacaaaaaaaaaagttcttcattttgccctatgccgatgctaataacttttgaaTACTTTGGTAAACGGAGCTGTGTAAAGCATCAATTTTTGCAGCTGATGTTTTCTAGGTTACCATTTTGGCAactgtatgactttttgatcacttttaattcaaAGTTTTAGGTGTTATAAAACGATGCAAAACCGTTGATTCTGACATTTGAGTGCCATTTTTTTGTTATGGGACACACTGCCAGGAATAACGTTTTAAATTTTGGTCTAGATTTTTGGGTGGTGAttggagatgagcgagcactaaaatgctcgggtactcgttattcgagacaaacttttcccgatgctcgagtgctcgtttcgagtaacgagccccattgaagtcaatgggagactcgagcatttttcaaggggaccaaggctctgcacagggaagcttggccaaatacctgggaacctcagaaaaggatggaaacaccacggaaatggacaggaaacagcaggggcagcatgcatggatgcctctgaggctgcttaatcgcaccattatgccaaaattatgggcaacagcatggccatgacagagtgacagaatgaagctagatagcatctaaaacatccaataattgaccctgacactataggggacggcatgcagaggcagcggcaggctagagagtggcatggcgacaaaccctcaggcttcaaaccaatggatggcagagaggaaccaaaggaggtgagcaagaagcgctcaaataatatcggtacatgataaaagtttgccagtatattttgtggattacacagcagggtggcgacaaagttaacatggaagccatgaaaacaatccaaaattcgacacagctcgtttgataaggggaccatgtatggaggcagtgaactagtagtagattaaaggtgctgcagttaaaactatgttagttggatcttggcatggagctggcgctccgctgccaggcgagctttcgccaatccaagctcctgtctctaggctactccccaaacagcacttctaagaaccttttgtataagatcaagtgtagtagcgttcttataagtttaggatatggcgggtgaggggaatgtaaacagatgcgcaagaagcgct
The DNA window shown above is from Engystomops pustulosus chromosome 1, aEngPut4.maternal, whole genome shotgun sequence and carries:
- the PISD gene encoding phosphatidylserine decarboxylase proenzyme, mitochondrial isoform X1 codes for the protein MVRCRKPLVNSLPSRCNLRRVKLNVRRTRPAGATNANREEQADPSEPANFDSNSSTRRARFRLQFPQLALRRRLGQLTCMSRSALKLRSWPLTILYYLLPFAALRPLARVGWRPTSRVAIYKSVPTRLLSRAWGRLNQVELPTWLRKPVYSLYIWTFGVNMKEAAVEDLHHYRNLSEFFRRKLKPQARPVCDSHCVISPSDGKILHFGRVKNCEVEQVKGVTYSLESFLGPQNWTENLPITKTSFQDQLVTKEGNELYHCVIYLAPGDYHCFHSPTDWNVYHRRHFPGSLMSVNPGVARWIKELFCYNERVVLTGGWKHGFFSLTAVGATNVGSIRIYFDRDLQTNSPRYSKGSHNDMSYVTNNNQDGIVMRKGEQLGEFNLGSTIVLIFEAPKDFTFNLKAGQKIHFGEAVGSM
- the PISD gene encoding phosphatidylserine decarboxylase proenzyme, mitochondrial isoform X5 is translated as MSRSALKLRSWPLTILYYLLPFAALRPLARVGWRPTSRVAIYKSVPTRLLSRAWGRLNQVELPTWLRKPVYSLYIWTFGVNMKEAAVEDLHHYRNLSEFFRRKLKPQARPVCDSHCVISPSDGKILHFGRVKNCEVEQVKGVTYSLESFLGPQNWTENLPITKTSFQDQLVTKEGNELYHCVIYLAPGDYHCFHSPTDWNVYHRRHFPGSLMSVNPGVARWIKELFCYNERVVLTGGWKHGFFSLTAVGATNVGSIRIYFDRDLQTNSPRYSKGSHNDMSYVTNNNQDGIVMRKGEQLGEFNLGSTIVLIFEAPKDFTFNLKAGQKIHFGEAVGSM
- the PISD gene encoding phosphatidylserine decarboxylase proenzyme, mitochondrial isoform X3, with the translated sequence MALLRWRVCASHQRLDSFLMVGRFLQSSVTPRSLHSSGRRLHAASAAVAIRFRPLYVLLGTGGGYAGYKQYEDYKDRQLQRRGIDVPPRVANTWEVAIYKSVPTRLLSRAWGRLNQVELPTWLRKPVYSLYIWTFGVNMKEAAVEDLHHYRNLSEFFRRKLKPQARPVCDSHCVISPSDGKILHFGRVKNCEVEQVKGVTYSLESFLGPQNWTENLPITKTSFQDQLVTKEGNELYHCVIYLAPGDYHCFHSPTDWNVYHRRHFPGSLMSVNPGVARWIKELFCYNERVVLTGGWKHGFFSLTAVGATNVGSIRIYFDRDLQTNSPRYSKGSHNDMSYVTNNNQDGIVMRKGEQLGEFNLGSTIVLIFEAPKDFTFNLKAGQKIHFGEAVGSM
- the PISD gene encoding phosphatidylserine decarboxylase proenzyme, mitochondrial isoform X4; its protein translation is MLQFPQLALRRRLGQLTCMSRSALKLRSWPLTILYYLLPFAALRPLARVGWRPTSRVAIYKSVPTRLLSRAWGRLNQVELPTWLRKPVYSLYIWTFGVNMKEAAVEDLHHYRNLSEFFRRKLKPQARPVCDSHCVISPSDGKILHFGRVKNCEVEQVKGVTYSLESFLGPQNWTENLPITKTSFQDQLVTKEGNELYHCVIYLAPGDYHCFHSPTDWNVYHRRHFPGSLMSVNPGVARWIKELFCYNERVVLTGGWKHGFFSLTAVGATNVGSIRIYFDRDLQTNSPRYSKGSHNDMSYVTNNNQDGIVMRKGEQLGEFNLGSTIVLIFEAPKDFTFNLKAGQKIHFGEAVGSM
- the PISD gene encoding phosphatidylserine decarboxylase proenzyme, mitochondrial isoform X2, encoding MDGERGSEAGIGRWLSAVKGGSGRRPWLLGTSFSSCRQCIRSRAEHLCTVVTLRRLQFPQLALRRRLGQLTCMSRSALKLRSWPLTILYYLLPFAALRPLARVGWRPTSRVAIYKSVPTRLLSRAWGRLNQVELPTWLRKPVYSLYIWTFGVNMKEAAVEDLHHYRNLSEFFRRKLKPQARPVCDSHCVISPSDGKILHFGRVKNCEVEQVKGVTYSLESFLGPQNWTENLPITKTSFQDQLVTKEGNELYHCVIYLAPGDYHCFHSPTDWNVYHRRHFPGSLMSVNPGVARWIKELFCYNERVVLTGGWKHGFFSLTAVGATNVGSIRIYFDRDLQTNSPRYSKGSHNDMSYVTNNNQDGIVMRKGEQLGEFNLGSTIVLIFEAPKDFTFNLKAGQKIHFGEAVGSM